One Desmodus rotundus isolate HL8 chromosome 4, HLdesRot8A.1, whole genome shotgun sequence DNA segment encodes these proteins:
- the KAZALD1 gene encoding kazal-type serine protease inhibitor domain-containing protein 1, whose amino-acid sequence MPQLPAATLALPLLLLLLAVREPPPTGARPSPGPDYLRRGWLRLLAEGEGCAPCQPEECAAPRGCLAGRVRDACGCCWECANLEGQLCDLDPSAHFYGRCGEQLECRLDAGGDLSRGEVPEPLCVCRSQRPLCGSDGRTYSQICRLQEAAQTRPDANLTVAHPGPCESEPQILLHPYDIWNVTGKDVIFGCEVFAYPMASVEWRKDGLDIQLPGDDPHISVQFRGGPQRFEVTSWLQIQAVRPSDEGTYRCLARNALGQVEAPASLTVLTPDQLNSTGIPQLPSLLLVPEEEAESEEGEDYY is encoded by the exons ATGCCACAGCTGCCCGCAGCGACCTTGGCGCTGCccctgctactgctgctgctggcgGTGCGGGAGCCGCCCCCGACCGGCGCGCGGCCGTCCCCAGGCCCGGATTACCTGCGGCGCGGCTGGCTGCGGCTGCTGGCGGAGGGCGAGGGCTGTGCTCCCTGCCAGCCAGAGGAGTGCGCTGCGCCGCGGGGTTGCCTGGCCGGCCGGGTACGCGACGCTTGTGGCTGCTGCTGGGAATGTGCCAACCTCGAAGGCCAGCTCTGCGACCTGGACCCCAGCGCCCACTTCTATGGGCGCTGCGGTGAGCAGCTTGAGTGCCGGTTGGACGCAGGTGGCGACCTGAGCCGTGGGGAGGTGCCGGAACCGCTGTGTGTCTGTCGCTCACAGCGCCCGCTCTGCGGTTCCGACGGCCGCACCTACTCGCAGATCTGCCGTCTGCAAGAAGCGGCCCAAACTCGGCCGGACGCCAACCTCACTGTGGCGCACCCAGGGCCCTGCGAATCGG agcCCCAGATCCTGTTGCACCCATACGACATTTGGAATGTGACGGGGAAGGATGTGATCTTTGGCTGTGAGGTGTTTGCCTACCCCATGGCCTCCGTCGAGTGGAGGAAGGATGGCTTGGATATTCAACTGCCAGGAGATGACCCCCACATCTCTGTGCAG TTTAGGGGTGGACCCCAGAGGTTTGAGGTGACAAGCTGGCTGCAGATTCAGGCTGTGCGTCCCAGTGATGAGGGCACCTACCGCTGCCTGGCCCGCAATGCCCTGGGTCAGGTGGAGGCCCCAGCTAGCCTGACTGTTCTCACACCCG ACCAGCTGAACTCCACCGGCATCCCCCAGCTACCGTCCCTGCTCCTGGTCCCTGAGGAAGAGGCGGAGAGTGAAGAGGGCGAGGATTACTACTAG